The Streptomyces nigra genome includes the window ACCTCGCCGTACTCCTTCCTGAACTATCTGAAGGAGAAGGGCCGGCTGTACTCGTTCTACATCCGGGAGAACTTCTACCCGCTGCGCGTCGAGTACGACGACTACTGCCGCTGGGCCGCGAACCGGCTGAGCAGCATCCGGTTCAACACGACGGTCACCGAGGTGACGTACGAGGAGGCGGACGGGGTCTACGCCGTGCGCACCGAGGCCGGCGACCTCTACCGGGCCCGCCATCTCGTCCTCGGCACCGGCACCCCGCCGCACATACCCGAGGCGTGCCAGGGCCTGGGCGGCGACTTCCTGCACAACTCCCGCTATCTGCCGCACAAGGCGGAGCTGCAGAAGAAGGACTCCATCACGCTGGTCGGCTCCGGGCAGTCCGCCGCCGAGATCTACTACGACCTGCTGAGCGAGATCGACGTCCACGGCTACCGGCTGAACTGGGTCACCCGCTCCCCGCGGTTCTTCCCGCTGGAGTACACCAAGCTCACCCTGGAGATGACGTCCCCGGAGTACGTCGACTACTACCGGGAGCTGCCGGAGGACACCCGCTACCGGCTGACCGCCGAGCAGAAGGGCCTGTTCAAGGGGATCGACGGCGATCTGATCAACGAGATCTTCGACCTGCTCTACCAGAAGAGCCTCGGCGGCCCGGTCCCCACCCGGCTGCTCACCAACTCCGCCCTCACCGGCGCCCGGTACGACGACGGCACGTACACGCTGTCCTTCCGCCAGGAGGAGCAGGGCAGGGACTTCACGCTGGAGTCGCAGGGCCTGGTCCTCGCGACCGGCTACAGGTACGCCGAGCCCGAGTTCCTGCGCCCGGTCCGCGACCGTCTGGTCTACGACGGCCGGGGCAACTTCGACGTCGCCCGCAACTACGCCGTCGACGTCACCGGCCGCGGGGTGTTCCTGCAGAACGCCGGTGTCCACACGCACAGCATCACCAGCCCCGACCTGGGCATGGGGCCGTACCGGAACGCGTACATCATCCGCGAGCTGCTCGGCACCGAGTACTACCCGGTCGAGAAGACCATCGCGTTCCAGGAGTTCTCCGTATGACCAGCCCCGCCTTCACCTTCCGCCCCCTCGACCCGCTGAGGGACGCAGAGCTCCTGCACTCCTGGGTGACCCACCCCAAGGCCGCGTTCTGGATGATGCAGGACGCGAAGCTGGAGGACGTCGAGCGCGCCTACATGGAGATCGCGGCCGACGAGCACCACCACGCCC containing:
- a CDS encoding lysine N(6)-hydroxylase/L-ornithine N(5)-oxygenase family protein: MTARPDNPSVIHDFVGIGLGPFNLGLACLTEPIAELDGVFLESKPDFEWHAGMFLDGAHLQTPFMSDLVTLADPTSPYSFLNYLKEKGRLYSFYIRENFYPLRVEYDDYCRWAANRLSSIRFNTTVTEVTYEEADGVYAVRTEAGDLYRARHLVLGTGTPPHIPEACQGLGGDFLHNSRYLPHKAELQKKDSITLVGSGQSAAEIYYDLLSEIDVHGYRLNWVTRSPRFFPLEYTKLTLEMTSPEYVDYYRELPEDTRYRLTAEQKGLFKGIDGDLINEIFDLLYQKSLGGPVPTRLLTNSALTGARYDDGTYTLSFRQEEQGRDFTLESQGLVLATGYRYAEPEFLRPVRDRLVYDGRGNFDVARNYAVDVTGRGVFLQNAGVHTHSITSPDLGMGPYRNAYIIRELLGTEYYPVEKTIAFQEFSV